One window from the genome of Nicotiana sylvestris chromosome 9, ASM39365v2, whole genome shotgun sequence encodes:
- the LOC104246373 gene encoding ABC transporter I family member 19-like, with protein MEGKSSSIQVNGMQFSYDFQSPIFFDFSLKISPGSRCLLVGANGSGKTTLLRILAGKHMVGGRDVVKVLNFSAFHDTHLVCDGDLAYLGESWSKNVGSAGEIPLQGDFSAEHMIFGVEGVDPVRREKLIELLDIDLQWRMHKVSDGQRRRVQICMGLLHPYKVLLLDEVTVDLDVVARMDLLDFFKEECEQRGATIVYATHIFDGLESWATDLVYIQDGVLKRSEKLPELPELKSSPNLLSVVENWLRSETTIEKKKPVIAPPKVQKSSPFGSSPFQSSRHMAYFR; from the exons ATGGAGGGAAAATCAAGCAGTATTCAAGTCAATGGAATGCAATTCTCTTACGATTTCCAAAGTCCTATCTTTTTCGATTTCAGCCTAAAGATTTCTCCCGGATCTCGATGTCTCCTTGTCGGTGCAAATGGATCCG GAAAGACGACACTGTTGAGGATATTGGCAGGAAAGCATATGGTGGGAGGAAGAGATGTAGTGAAGGTGCTGAATTTTTCGGCTTTTCATGACACCCACCTCGTCTGTGATGGTGATTTGGCATACCTAGGAGAGTCCTGGAGCAAAAATGTTGGCTCTGCT GGAGAGATTCCACTTCAGGGAGATTTTTCAGCAGAACATATGATATTTGGAG TCGAAGGAGTCGATCCAGTTCGGCGAGAGAAGTTGATTGAGCTGCTGGATATCGATCTGCAATGGCGTATGCACAAGGTATCTGATGGTCAGAGACGCAGAGTTCAGATCTGCATGGGTCTCCTTCACCCCTATAAG GTTCTTTTGCTGGATGAGGTTACAGTTGATTTAGATGTTGTCGCAAGGATGGATTTGTTGGACTTCTTTAAGGAAGAATGCGAACAG AGAGGAGCTACTATTGTctatgcaacacatatatttgaTGGACTGGAGTCCTGGGCAACAGATCTTGTTTACATCCAAGATGGAGTTCTGAAGAGGTCTGAGAAATTACCTGAGCTTCCCGAGTTGAAGTCTTCCCCCAATTTGCTTTCAGTAGTTGAGAACTGGTTGAGGTCTGAGACCACGATTGAGAAAAAGAAGCCAGTTATCGCCCCACCAAAAGTTCAGAAATCCTCTCCTTTTGGCTCTTCTCCGTTTCAGTCATCTAGACATATGGCATATTTCCGCTGA